A region of Labeo rohita strain BAU-BD-2019 chromosome 2, IGBB_LRoh.1.0, whole genome shotgun sequence DNA encodes the following proteins:
- the acin1a gene encoding apoptotic chromatin condensation inducer in the nucleus isoform X1 codes for MADLEDVTLDGRPLHSLRVADLKAALEERGLPKSGQKNALVKRLKGALMLENLQKTSTHHIGLQPNSRIGEEMSQNSFIKQYLAKQQELLRQRLEREAREAAETDGTDHEDHAEANDSICAASNQDVAPSLVDQHKGGSAVAGGFGSESDELREKETPGQPSPSAPAQPGAIASLSVRVVGERGPTSSHVPADSDDDSEGGDDNDDEEEEWNAKAQRSRRAQPPRNQPVRERSGGSQQQQQPPPQHIPLLSQQLRQPTPPPSPPPELSFPLPDTPKQSPPSPGEPPSRQRISSSSSSGSSSSDSRSSSPEPAGDSSERRPGPLTLLARKMESEGAFSGAGKRDREGMDGQRSHHEGAVSAITHTANAASVLSYPSSVISNQGVSVVRTAVMEESDGMKQDEGSHLLWEKDNKKRERQREQERLKALEKEREEKEKALEEERARVLERERQEREEALKRERALQREREEKEKALQREREERERLERERLEREQALERERQEALERERLERERLEKERQEREQALERERLERERLEKERQEREEALERKRLEKERLEKERLEREAALERERLEKERLEKERLEREAALERERLEKERIEKERLEREAALERERLEKERLEKERLEREAALERERLEKERLEKERREREEALERERLERERLEKERQEREEALERERLEKERLEKERQEREKALERERLERERLEKEKQEREQALERERLERERLEKERQEREEALERERLERERLEKERQEREEALERERLEKERQERERQEKEQALERERQEKERQEREQALERERLEKEAALEKERQEMERAKEQERLEKERALEKAAALERKRQEQERLEKEKALEEERLQKEQALEREREAQRKAEEERERALEKEREEQERALKEEQQRALEEKERLLEQKRVQEEKEKALKHEKEEEREKERESRLPPWKRGRDISGLSYPAVQSASLESPSEKPDESETGEPQSAGKDAQSTEPIPQQSPTPPTPLSPQSSSKKSRFLRDAPGTTPLPSSPSSVLKRPRTFSDSPMPQAPSVPLVSKPEEKDAAQSPQTSSVLVSAPHELESKTPEVSARQQAPQDEEKMETSEDKEASKDTKHKTLRSVEDEEKTPLPPPEEKKRGRERKKKEVGKKERKSSSSSDSSSSDSDSGSSSSSRSSSSSSSEEEKSRSTSGGRKSKEVQKDSSSQATEKVGQTAEKPPTAQRKKRVFTEQEEKDMRNEDVIQTKKPCLELQDEKVTRGRKDDVDEDDTNKDTTSSEVKEAVMAEPEKVPESSEESTTPKTFSARRISLGSSKQSPGVVSSEGEAEAASSAGAGRKRRWGSSTAVTAKKPSISITTDSLKSLIPDIKPALGQEAVLDLHPEEMHLSGEEEGGERGDQDLKIRRTVTQVVPSDTQENGQKESKRSEHEDEEERSEGQDRLSQEEKMEGSIQVSMETEPSSPGRDVDMKTVTPSDTLIRRSISQQKTGVSITIDDPVRTAKQPSPPRGKLSNIVHVCNLVRPFTLGQLKELLNRTGTVVEEGFWIDKIKSHCYVTYSSAEEAMATRTALHGVKWPQSNPKFLSVDFCSQEELDFHRGLGPAGEKPTEEPRGAAAAGPGRPVPPPLLPERDQWAEREREMERRERTRAEREWDRDKVRDFSKAGEEREAGARRSRSRDRERRRKERGKSKERKTDKKEKGPEDPPAKLLDDLFRKTKAAPCIYWLPLTEEQAAQRAAARAERMREREKRRKEMEEEDKKREEERRERMKAGGAAGGEGERDRDRERDRDRGREREREGDKRKEGYRRPGGNSASGSRRSRSRSDPPPRDRRH; via the exons ATGGCGGACCTCGAAGACGTTACGCTGGACGGGAGGCCGCTCCATTCGCTCCGGGTGGCGGATTTGAAGGCGGCATTGGAAGAGAGAGGGCTTCCGAAAAGCGGACAGAAGAATGCTCTCGTCAAGAGGCTCAAAGGG GCTCTCATGTTGGAGAACCTTCAGAAAACCTCTACTCATCACATTGGCCTGCAGCCTAACTCCCGG aTTGGGGAGGAAATGAGTCAGAACAGCTTCATTAAACAGTACCTGGCCAAACAACAAGAGCTTCTCAGGCAGCGCTTGGAGAGAGAAGCGCGAGAGGCAGCTGAAACTGACG gaacagaCCATGAAGACCACGCAGAGGCCAATGACAGTATTTGTGCTGCTTCTAACCAG GATGTTGCTCCCTCCTTAGTTGACCAACACAAAGGAGGTTCAGCAGTAGCTGGGGGATTTGGGAGTGAGAGTGATGAGCTGAGAGAAAAAGAAACGCCTGGGCAGCCATCTCCCTCCGCACCTGCCCAGCCTGGCGCAATAGCCTCTTTATCTGTGCGGGTTGTTGGTGAAAGAGGACCAACTTCAAGCCATGTACCTGCTGACAGTGATGATGACAGTGAAGGTGGGGATGACAATGATGACGAGGAGGAGGAGTGGAACGCCAAAGCTCAACGGAGTCGTCGAGCACAGCCTCCAAGAAACCAACCGGTGAGGGAAAGATCTGGTGGCtcgcagcaacagcagcagccgCCCCCCCAACACATACCTTTACTATCACAGCAGCTTAGACAGCCCACTCCTCCCCCGTCCCCTCCTCCTGAACTCTCTTTTCCACTCCCAGACACCCCTAAACAGAGCCCCCCTAGTCCTGGAGAGCCCCCATCTAGGCAGCGCATATCTAGCTCTTCGAGCTCTGGTAGTTCAAGTAGTGACAGTCGTAGCAGTAGCCCTGAACCAGCAGGAGACTCCTCAGAGCGCAGACCAGGCCCACTGACCTTACTGGCACGCAAGATGGAGTCTGAGGGAGCTTTCTCGGGGGCAGGAAAGCGTGATAGGGAGggaatggatggacagagaaGCCACCATGAAGGAGCTGTGTCTGCAATTACCCACACAGCTAATGCAGCGTCCGTTTTGTCATACCCTAGTTCAGTGATTTCCAACCAGGGTGTAAGTGTCGTGAGGACAGCGGTGATGGAAGAGAGTGATGGCATGAAGCAGGATGAGGGTAGCCATCTTTTATGGGAGAAAGACAACAAAAAGAGGGAAAGACAACGAGAACAAGAGAGACTGAAAGCCCTAGAAAAGGAGAGAGAGGAAAAGGAGAAGGCATTGGAAGAAGAGCGAGCAAGAGTTTTGGAACGGGAAAGACAGGAACGAGAAGAAGCTTTGAAACGCGAGAGGGCTTTGCAGCGAGAAAgggaagagaaagaaaaggcTTTACAGCgggagagagaagagagggagagGCTTGAAAGAGAACGACTCGAGAGAGAACAAGCCCTGGAACGAGAGAGGCAGGAAGCTTTAGAGCGGGAGAGATTAGAGCGAGAGAGGCTGGAGAAGGAAAGACAAGAACGAGAACAAGCCTTAGAGCGGGAGAGACTCGAGAGAGAAAGActtgagaaagaaagacaagaacgaGAAGAAGCTCTAGAAAGGAAGAGATTGGAGAAGGAGCGGCTTGAGAAGGAAAGACTAGAAAGAGAAGCTGCTCTAGAGAGGGAGAGATTGGAGAAAGAGCGGCTTGAGAAGGAAAGACTAGAAAGAGAAGCTGCTCTAGAGAGGGAGAGATTGGAGAAAGAGCGGATTGAGAAGGAAAGACTAGAAAGAGAAGCTGCTCTAGAGAGGGAGAGATTGGAGAAAGAGCGGCTTGAGAAGGAAAGACTAGAAAGAGAAGCTGCTCTAGAGAGGGAGAGATTGGAAAAAGAGCGGCTTGAGAAGGAAAGACGAGAACGAGAAGAAGCTCTAGAGAGGGAAAGGTTGGAGAGAGAGCGGCTTGAGAAGGAAAGGCAAGAACGAGAAGAAGCTCTAGAGAGGGAAAGGTTGGAGAAAGAGCGCCTTGAGAAGGAAAGGCAAGAACGAGAAAAAGCTCTAGAGAGGGAAAGGTTAGAGAGAGAACGGCttgaaaaggaaaaacaagaaCGAGAACAAGCTCTAGAGAGGGAGCGATTGGAAAGAGAGCGGCTTGAGAAGGAAAGACAAGAACGAGAAGAAGCTCTAGAGAGGGAGAGATTGGAGAGAGAGCGGcttgagaaagaaagacaagaacgaGAAGAAGCTCTAGAGAGGGAGCGGCTTGAGAAGGAAAGGCAGGAACGAGAGAGGCAAGAAAAAGAACAAGCTCTAGAGAGGGAGAGGCAGGAGAAAGAAAGGCAGGAAAGAGAGCAAGCcttggagagagagagactggaaaaAGAAGCTGCTTTGGAGAAAGAGAGACAAGAAATGGAGAGGGCCAAAGAACAGGAAAGGCTGGAGAAAGAGAGGGCTTTGGAAAAAGCAGCCGCTCTGGAACGCAAAAGGCAAGAGCAAGAAAGACTTGAGAAAGAGAAAGCTTTGGAAGAAGAACGGTTGCAGAAAGAACAAGCTCTTGAGCGTGAGAGAGAAGCGCAGAGAAAAGCAGAGGAGGAGCGAGAGCGAGCTttggaaaaagagagagaggaacagGAGAGGGCTTTAAAAGAAGAGCAGCAGAGAGCCTTGGAGGAAAAGGAAAGACTTCTGGAGCAAAAAAGAGTGCAGGAGGAAAAGGAAAAAGCTTTGAAGCATGAAAAAGAGGAGGAAcgtgagaaagaaagagaaagccGTCTTCCTCCGTGGAAGCGTGGTCGTGATATCAGTGGTCTTTCTTATCCAGCGGTCCAATCTGCTTCTCTGGAGAGTCCGTCGGAAAAGCCAGACGAGAGTGAGACTGGAGAACCGCAGAGCGCTGGCAAAGATGCTCAATCTACAGAGCCTATCCCGCAACAGTCACCCACACCTCCAACACCACTATCCCCTCAGTCTTCTTCTAAGAAATCCCGCTTCCTTAGAGATGCTCCTGGGACAACTCCTCTCCCATCCTCTCCAAGTTCTGTGCTGAAGAGACCTCGCACTTTCTCAGACAGTCCGATGCCACAAGCCCCCTCAGTTCCGTTAGTATCTAAGCCTGAGGAAAAAGATGCAGCTCAGTCTCCTCAAACATCATCAGTCCTTGTTTCAGCACCCCATGAGCTTGAGAGCAAGACTCCCGAAGTGTCTGCCCGACAACAGGCACCACAAGATGAAGAGAAGATGGAGACTTCAGAGGATAAAGAGGCAAGCAAAGACACTAAACATAAGACACTTAGAAGTGTGGAGGATGAGGAAAAAACTCCTTTACCCCCTCCAGAGGAGAAgaaaagaggaagagaaaggaaaaagaaagaagtggggaagaaagaaagaaaatcatcaTCCTCCAGCGATTCCTCCTCATCCGACTCGGATTCTGGGTCTTCATCCTCCTCACGTTCCTCCAGTTCATCATCATCAGAGGAGGAGAAAAGTCGTTCCACTTCAGGCGGTAGGAAG TCTAAAGAGGTCCAGAAAGATTCTTCATCTCAGGCCACAGAAAAAGTTGGTCAAACTGCTGAAAAGCCTCCTACAGCCCAACGCAAAAAACGAGTTTTCACAGAGCAGGAGGAAAAAGACATGCGCAATGAGGATGTCATCCAAACCAAG AAACCCTGCCTTGAACTACAAGATGAGAAGGTAACAAGGGGAAGAAAGGACGATGTTGACGAAGATGACACTAACAAAGACACTACCAG TAGTGAGGTGAAGGAGGCTGTCATGGCGGAGCCTGAGAAGGTTCCTGAGAGCAGTGAGGAG AGCACCACGCCAAAGACATTCTCGGCCCGAAGGATTTCTCTTGGCA GCAGCAAACAGTCTCCTGGGGTGGTGAGTTCAGAGGGGGAAGCGGAGGCCGCAAGCAGTGCTGGCGCTGGCAGGAAGAGGAGATGGGGCTCCAGTACCGCTGTCACTGCCAAGAAACCCTCAATCAGTATAACCACAGACTCTTTGAAG TCTTTAATACCAGACATCAAGCCTGCTTTGGGTCAGGAGGCTGTGTTAGACCTGCATCCAGAGGAGATGCATCTTTCTGGGGAGGAGGAAGGAGGAGAGAGGGGCGACCAAGATCTTAAAATTAGACGAACTGTAACACAG GTTGTGCCCTCTGACACACAAGAGAATGGACAGAAAGAATCTAAAAGAAGTGAACATGAGGATGAGGAAGAAAGAAGTGAAGGGCAGGATAGACTTAGCCAGGAAGAAAAAATGGAAGGCTCCATTCAGGTTTCCATGGAGACGGAGCCATCATCCCCTGGGCGAGACGTTGATATGAAGACAG TCACTCCCAGTGACACACTGATTCGGCGTTCCATTAGCCAGCAGAAGACAGGCGTGAGTATCACCATCGACGACCCGGTCCGCACAGCCAAACAGCCCTCTCCTCCTCGTGGCAAGCTGTCTAACATTGTCCATGTCTGCAACCtg GTGAGGCCGTTTACCCTTGGGCAGTTGAAGGAGCTGTTGAACCGCACAGGGACTGTAGTGGAGGAAGGTTTCTGGATTGACAAGATTAAATCTCACTGTTACGTCACA TACTCTAGCGCAGAAGAGGCGATGGCTACTCGTACAGCACTACATGGGGTTAAATGGCCCCAGAGTAACCCTAAGTTCCTCAGTGTTGATTTCTGCTCGCAAGAGGAG TTGGACTTCCACAGGGGTTTGGGTCCAGCAGGAGAAAAGCCAACAGAGGAGCCTCGTGGGGCGGCAGCCGCTGGGCCTGGCCGTCCAGTACCCCCGCCTCTCCTACCAGAGCGTGATCAGTGGGCAGAACGAGAAAGAGAAATGGAAAGGAGGGAGAGAACGCGTGCAGAGAGAGAATGGGACAGAGATAAAGTGAGAGACTTCAGCAAAGCTGGAGAGGAGCGGGAAGCTGGGGCCAGAAGATCACGTTCACGGGATCGTGAGAGACGGCGCAAAGAAAGAGGGAAGAGCAAAGAGAGGAAAACGGATAAGAAGG AAAAAGGACCAGAGGATCCACCTGCTAAACTGCTGGATGACCTCTTCCGCAAAACCAAAGCGGCTCCATGCATATACTGGCTCCCCCTCACTGAGGAGCAG GCAGCACAGAGGGCAGCGGCTCGTGCCGAGCGCATGAGGGAAAGAGAGAAGAGGAGGAAGGAGATGGAAGAGGAGGATAAGAAACGTGAGGAGGAGCGACGAGAGCGGATGAAGGCCGGCGGAGCCGCCGGAGGGGAAGGTGAGAGAGACCGTGACAGAGAACGAGACCGAGACAGAGGTCGAGAACGGGAGCGAGAGGGGGATAAACGGAAGGAGGGATACCGCAGGCCTGGCGGAAACAGCGCAAGCGGGAGCAGGAGGTCACGAAGCCGCAGCGACCCTCCGCCCAGAGATCGACGACACTAA
- the acin1a gene encoding apoptotic chromatin condensation inducer in the nucleus isoform X2 — MADLEDVTLDGRPLHSLRVADLKAALEERGLPKSGQKNALVKRLKGALMLENLQKTSTHHIGLQPNSRIGEEMSQNSFIKQYLAKQQELLRQRLEREAREAAETDGTDHEDHAEANDSICAASNQDVAPSLVDQHKGGSAVAGGFGSESDELREKETPGQPSPSAPAQPGAIASLSVRVVGERGPTSSHVPADSDDDSEGGDDNDDEEEEWNAKAQRSRRAQPPRNQPVRERSGGSQQQQQPPPQHIPLLSQQLRQPTPPPSPPPELSFPLPDTPKQSPPSPGEPPSRQRISSSSSSGSSSSDSRSSSPEPAGDSSERRPGPLTLLARKMESEGAFSGAGKRDREGMDGQRSHHEGAVSAITHTANAASVLSYPSSVISNQGVSVVRTAVMEESDGMKQDEGSHLLWEKDNKKRERQREQERLKALEKEREEKEKALEEERARVLERERQEREEALKRERALQREREEKEKALQREREERERLERERLEREQALERERQEALERERLERERLEKERQEREQALERERLERERLEKERQEREEALERKRLEKERLEKERLEREAALERERLEKERLEKERLEREAALERERLEKERIEKERLEREAALERERLEKERLEKERLEREAALERERLEKERLEKERREREEALERERLERERLEKERQEREEALERERLEKERLEKERQEREKALERERLERERLEKEKQEREQALERERLERERLEKERQEREEALERERLERERLEKERQEREEALERERLEKERQERERQEKEQALERERQEKERQEREQALERERLEKEAALEKERQEMERAKEQERLEKERALEKAAALERKRQEQERLEKEKALEEERLQKEQALEREREAQRKAEEERERALEKEREEQERALKEEQQRALEEKERLLEQKRVQEEKEKALKHEKEEEREKERESRLPPWKRGRDISGLSYPAVQSASLESPSEKPDESETGEPQSAGKDAQSTEPIPQQSPTPPTPLSPQSSSKKSRFLRDAPGTTPLPSSPSSVLKRPRTFSDSPMPQAPSVPLVSKPEEKDAAQSPQTSSVLVSAPHELESKTPEVSARQQAPQDEEKMETSEDKEASKDTKHKTLRSVEDEEKTPLPPPEEKKRGRERKKKEVGKKERKSSSSSDSSSSDSDSGSSSSSRSSSSSSSEEEKSRSTSGGRKSKEVQKDSSSQATEKVGQTAEKPPTAQRKKRVFTEQEEKDMRNEDVIQTKKPCLELQDEKVTRGRKDDVDEDDTNKDTTSEVKEAVMAEPEKVPESSEESTTPKTFSARRISLGSSKQSPGVVSSEGEAEAASSAGAGRKRRWGSSTAVTAKKPSISITTDSLKSLIPDIKPALGQEAVLDLHPEEMHLSGEEEGGERGDQDLKIRRTVTQVVPSDTQENGQKESKRSEHEDEEERSEGQDRLSQEEKMEGSIQVSMETEPSSPGRDVDMKTVTPSDTLIRRSISQQKTGVSITIDDPVRTAKQPSPPRGKLSNIVHVCNLVRPFTLGQLKELLNRTGTVVEEGFWIDKIKSHCYVTYSSAEEAMATRTALHGVKWPQSNPKFLSVDFCSQEELDFHRGLGPAGEKPTEEPRGAAAAGPGRPVPPPLLPERDQWAEREREMERRERTRAEREWDRDKVRDFSKAGEEREAGARRSRSRDRERRRKERGKSKERKTDKKEKGPEDPPAKLLDDLFRKTKAAPCIYWLPLTEEQAAQRAAARAERMREREKRRKEMEEEDKKREEERRERMKAGGAAGGEGERDRDRERDRDRGREREREGDKRKEGYRRPGGNSASGSRRSRSRSDPPPRDRRH, encoded by the exons ATGGCGGACCTCGAAGACGTTACGCTGGACGGGAGGCCGCTCCATTCGCTCCGGGTGGCGGATTTGAAGGCGGCATTGGAAGAGAGAGGGCTTCCGAAAAGCGGACAGAAGAATGCTCTCGTCAAGAGGCTCAAAGGG GCTCTCATGTTGGAGAACCTTCAGAAAACCTCTACTCATCACATTGGCCTGCAGCCTAACTCCCGG aTTGGGGAGGAAATGAGTCAGAACAGCTTCATTAAACAGTACCTGGCCAAACAACAAGAGCTTCTCAGGCAGCGCTTGGAGAGAGAAGCGCGAGAGGCAGCTGAAACTGACG gaacagaCCATGAAGACCACGCAGAGGCCAATGACAGTATTTGTGCTGCTTCTAACCAG GATGTTGCTCCCTCCTTAGTTGACCAACACAAAGGAGGTTCAGCAGTAGCTGGGGGATTTGGGAGTGAGAGTGATGAGCTGAGAGAAAAAGAAACGCCTGGGCAGCCATCTCCCTCCGCACCTGCCCAGCCTGGCGCAATAGCCTCTTTATCTGTGCGGGTTGTTGGTGAAAGAGGACCAACTTCAAGCCATGTACCTGCTGACAGTGATGATGACAGTGAAGGTGGGGATGACAATGATGACGAGGAGGAGGAGTGGAACGCCAAAGCTCAACGGAGTCGTCGAGCACAGCCTCCAAGAAACCAACCGGTGAGGGAAAGATCTGGTGGCtcgcagcaacagcagcagccgCCCCCCCAACACATACCTTTACTATCACAGCAGCTTAGACAGCCCACTCCTCCCCCGTCCCCTCCTCCTGAACTCTCTTTTCCACTCCCAGACACCCCTAAACAGAGCCCCCCTAGTCCTGGAGAGCCCCCATCTAGGCAGCGCATATCTAGCTCTTCGAGCTCTGGTAGTTCAAGTAGTGACAGTCGTAGCAGTAGCCCTGAACCAGCAGGAGACTCCTCAGAGCGCAGACCAGGCCCACTGACCTTACTGGCACGCAAGATGGAGTCTGAGGGAGCTTTCTCGGGGGCAGGAAAGCGTGATAGGGAGggaatggatggacagagaaGCCACCATGAAGGAGCTGTGTCTGCAATTACCCACACAGCTAATGCAGCGTCCGTTTTGTCATACCCTAGTTCAGTGATTTCCAACCAGGGTGTAAGTGTCGTGAGGACAGCGGTGATGGAAGAGAGTGATGGCATGAAGCAGGATGAGGGTAGCCATCTTTTATGGGAGAAAGACAACAAAAAGAGGGAAAGACAACGAGAACAAGAGAGACTGAAAGCCCTAGAAAAGGAGAGAGAGGAAAAGGAGAAGGCATTGGAAGAAGAGCGAGCAAGAGTTTTGGAACGGGAAAGACAGGAACGAGAAGAAGCTTTGAAACGCGAGAGGGCTTTGCAGCGAGAAAgggaagagaaagaaaaggcTTTACAGCgggagagagaagagagggagagGCTTGAAAGAGAACGACTCGAGAGAGAACAAGCCCTGGAACGAGAGAGGCAGGAAGCTTTAGAGCGGGAGAGATTAGAGCGAGAGAGGCTGGAGAAGGAAAGACAAGAACGAGAACAAGCCTTAGAGCGGGAGAGACTCGAGAGAGAAAGActtgagaaagaaagacaagaacgaGAAGAAGCTCTAGAAAGGAAGAGATTGGAGAAGGAGCGGCTTGAGAAGGAAAGACTAGAAAGAGAAGCTGCTCTAGAGAGGGAGAGATTGGAGAAAGAGCGGCTTGAGAAGGAAAGACTAGAAAGAGAAGCTGCTCTAGAGAGGGAGAGATTGGAGAAAGAGCGGATTGAGAAGGAAAGACTAGAAAGAGAAGCTGCTCTAGAGAGGGAGAGATTGGAGAAAGAGCGGCTTGAGAAGGAAAGACTAGAAAGAGAAGCTGCTCTAGAGAGGGAGAGATTGGAAAAAGAGCGGCTTGAGAAGGAAAGACGAGAACGAGAAGAAGCTCTAGAGAGGGAAAGGTTGGAGAGAGAGCGGCTTGAGAAGGAAAGGCAAGAACGAGAAGAAGCTCTAGAGAGGGAAAGGTTGGAGAAAGAGCGCCTTGAGAAGGAAAGGCAAGAACGAGAAAAAGCTCTAGAGAGGGAAAGGTTAGAGAGAGAACGGCttgaaaaggaaaaacaagaaCGAGAACAAGCTCTAGAGAGGGAGCGATTGGAAAGAGAGCGGCTTGAGAAGGAAAGACAAGAACGAGAAGAAGCTCTAGAGAGGGAGAGATTGGAGAGAGAGCGGcttgagaaagaaagacaagaacgaGAAGAAGCTCTAGAGAGGGAGCGGCTTGAGAAGGAAAGGCAGGAACGAGAGAGGCAAGAAAAAGAACAAGCTCTAGAGAGGGAGAGGCAGGAGAAAGAAAGGCAGGAAAGAGAGCAAGCcttggagagagagagactggaaaaAGAAGCTGCTTTGGAGAAAGAGAGACAAGAAATGGAGAGGGCCAAAGAACAGGAAAGGCTGGAGAAAGAGAGGGCTTTGGAAAAAGCAGCCGCTCTGGAACGCAAAAGGCAAGAGCAAGAAAGACTTGAGAAAGAGAAAGCTTTGGAAGAAGAACGGTTGCAGAAAGAACAAGCTCTTGAGCGTGAGAGAGAAGCGCAGAGAAAAGCAGAGGAGGAGCGAGAGCGAGCTttggaaaaagagagagaggaacagGAGAGGGCTTTAAAAGAAGAGCAGCAGAGAGCCTTGGAGGAAAAGGAAAGACTTCTGGAGCAAAAAAGAGTGCAGGAGGAAAAGGAAAAAGCTTTGAAGCATGAAAAAGAGGAGGAAcgtgagaaagaaagagaaagccGTCTTCCTCCGTGGAAGCGTGGTCGTGATATCAGTGGTCTTTCTTATCCAGCGGTCCAATCTGCTTCTCTGGAGAGTCCGTCGGAAAAGCCAGACGAGAGTGAGACTGGAGAACCGCAGAGCGCTGGCAAAGATGCTCAATCTACAGAGCCTATCCCGCAACAGTCACCCACACCTCCAACACCACTATCCCCTCAGTCTTCTTCTAAGAAATCCCGCTTCCTTAGAGATGCTCCTGGGACAACTCCTCTCCCATCCTCTCCAAGTTCTGTGCTGAAGAGACCTCGCACTTTCTCAGACAGTCCGATGCCACAAGCCCCCTCAGTTCCGTTAGTATCTAAGCCTGAGGAAAAAGATGCAGCTCAGTCTCCTCAAACATCATCAGTCCTTGTTTCAGCACCCCATGAGCTTGAGAGCAAGACTCCCGAAGTGTCTGCCCGACAACAGGCACCACAAGATGAAGAGAAGATGGAGACTTCAGAGGATAAAGAGGCAAGCAAAGACACTAAACATAAGACACTTAGAAGTGTGGAGGATGAGGAAAAAACTCCTTTACCCCCTCCAGAGGAGAAgaaaagaggaagagaaaggaaaaagaaagaagtggggaagaaagaaagaaaatcatcaTCCTCCAGCGATTCCTCCTCATCCGACTCGGATTCTGGGTCTTCATCCTCCTCACGTTCCTCCAGTTCATCATCATCAGAGGAGGAGAAAAGTCGTTCCACTTCAGGCGGTAGGAAG TCTAAAGAGGTCCAGAAAGATTCTTCATCTCAGGCCACAGAAAAAGTTGGTCAAACTGCTGAAAAGCCTCCTACAGCCCAACGCAAAAAACGAGTTTTCACAGAGCAGGAGGAAAAAGACATGCGCAATGAGGATGTCATCCAAACCAAG AAACCCTGCCTTGAACTACAAGATGAGAAGGTAACAAGGGGAAGAAAGGACGATGTTGACGAAGATGACACTAACAAAGACACTACCAG TGAGGTGAAGGAGGCTGTCATGGCGGAGCCTGAGAAGGTTCCTGAGAGCAGTGAGGAG AGCACCACGCCAAAGACATTCTCGGCCCGAAGGATTTCTCTTGGCA GCAGCAAACAGTCTCCTGGGGTGGTGAGTTCAGAGGGGGAAGCGGAGGCCGCAAGCAGTGCTGGCGCTGGCAGGAAGAGGAGATGGGGCTCCAGTACCGCTGTCACTGCCAAGAAACCCTCAATCAGTATAACCACAGACTCTTTGAAG TCTTTAATACCAGACATCAAGCCTGCTTTGGGTCAGGAGGCTGTGTTAGACCTGCATCCAGAGGAGATGCATCTTTCTGGGGAGGAGGAAGGAGGAGAGAGGGGCGACCAAGATCTTAAAATTAGACGAACTGTAACACAG GTTGTGCCCTCTGACACACAAGAGAATGGACAGAAAGAATCTAAAAGAAGTGAACATGAGGATGAGGAAGAAAGAAGTGAAGGGCAGGATAGACTTAGCCAGGAAGAAAAAATGGAAGGCTCCATTCAGGTTTCCATGGAGACGGAGCCATCATCCCCTGGGCGAGACGTTGATATGAAGACAG TCACTCCCAGTGACACACTGATTCGGCGTTCCATTAGCCAGCAGAAGACAGGCGTGAGTATCACCATCGACGACCCGGTCCGCACAGCCAAACAGCCCTCTCCTCCTCGTGGCAAGCTGTCTAACATTGTCCATGTCTGCAACCtg GTGAGGCCGTTTACCCTTGGGCAGTTGAAGGAGCTGTTGAACCGCACAGGGACTGTAGTGGAGGAAGGTTTCTGGATTGACAAGATTAAATCTCACTGTTACGTCACA TACTCTAGCGCAGAAGAGGCGATGGCTACTCGTACAGCACTACATGGGGTTAAATGGCCCCAGAGTAACCCTAAGTTCCTCAGTGTTGATTTCTGCTCGCAAGAGGAG TTGGACTTCCACAGGGGTTTGGGTCCAGCAGGAGAAAAGCCAACAGAGGAGCCTCGTGGGGCGGCAGCCGCTGGGCCTGGCCGTCCAGTACCCCCGCCTCTCCTACCAGAGCGTGATCAGTGGGCAGAACGAGAAAGAGAAATGGAAAGGAGGGAGAGAACGCGTGCAGAGAGAGAATGGGACAGAGATAAAGTGAGAGACTTCAGCAAAGCTGGAGAGGAGCGGGAAGCTGGGGCCAGAAGATCACGTTCACGGGATCGTGAGAGACGGCGCAAAGAAAGAGGGAAGAGCAAAGAGAGGAAAACGGATAAGAAGG AAAAAGGACCAGAGGATCCACCTGCTAAACTGCTGGATGACCTCTTCCGCAAAACCAAAGCGGCTCCATGCATATACTGGCTCCCCCTCACTGAGGAGCAG GCAGCACAGAGGGCAGCGGCTCGTGCCGAGCGCATGAGGGAAAGAGAGAAGAGGAGGAAGGAGATGGAAGAGGAGGATAAGAAACGTGAGGAGGAGCGACGAGAGCGGATGAAGGCCGGCGGAGCCGCCGGAGGGGAAGGTGAGAGAGACCGTGACAGAGAACGAGACCGAGACAGAGGTCGAGAACGGGAGCGAGAGGGGGATAAACGGAAGGAGGGATACCGCAGGCCTGGCGGAAACAGCGCAAGCGGGAGCAGGAGGTCACGAAGCCGCAGCGACCCTCCGCCCAGAGATCGACGACACTAA